The following is a genomic window from Bacteroidota bacterium.
TTTTATTATTCCCAAGGCCGGAGAATCATTTGTCCAACTACAGCCTAAGGCATAATTGACTTTTGTGGTGGTTGACACTTTATTCATGATCCCTTCAAGAGGTGTGATTGCTTTAGATGGAGTTCCGTTATAATTTCCATACATTACTTCCTGTACATTGGCATTTGGCCCTATAACTGCAATTGAGCGGATATTTTTCTTCAGAGGAAGTGTGTACCCCGTATTTTTAAGAAGAACGATGGACTGCCGGGCAGTTTCAAGGGCGAGCTGGCGGTGTTCATGGGCATTGTTTACAGAAAACGGGATCTGGGCGTATTTGACCATTTGAGGAGGGTCAAAGAGGCCTAATTTAAAACGGGCCATAAATAAACGCCTAACGCTTTCATCTATTTCTTTTTCGCTAATTAACCCCTTGTTAACTGCCTCCTTCAAATATTGAAAGGTATTGCCACAATTCAAATCGCAACCAGCTTTCACTGCACAGGCAGCAGCTTCTGCTCCGGAATTAACGACTTTATGGGTTCTGTAAATATCTGCTATTGCGTCACAGTCGGATACAACGTATCCCTGGAATCCCCAGGTATCCCTCAAAGTTTTCTTAAGCAGCTGGTCGCTGGCACAACAGGCCTGCCCCATATACCGGTTGTAGGCTCCCATAATTGAATAAGCCCCTGCCTCGCGGATGCAGGCTTCAAAAGCAGGAGAATAGGTTTCCATAAAGTCCCGTTCATCTATACGCGCATCGAAACGATGCCGTTCCGGTTCTGGCCCGCTGTGTACGGCAAAATGTTTAGGGGTGGCTACAACTTTCAGATATCTCGGATCATTACCCTGTAATCCTTTTACAAAAGAAACGCCTATTCTGGAGGTTAGATAGGGATCTTCTCCATAAGTTTCCTGTCCCCTTCCCCAACGGGGGTCCCGGAATATATTGATGTTAGGTGACCATACTGTCAGGCCCTGATAACGGCCCCTTTGATTTTTCTTTTGAAAATCATTGTACTTTGCCCTGAATTCATCGGAAATTACAGAGGCAACTTTATAAATTAAACTGTCGTTCCAGGTGGCGCCTAATGCAATCGCCTGGGGGAAAACTGTGGCTATACCGGCTCTGGCTACTCCATGCAGGCCTTCATTCCACCAGTTATATGCGGGAATATCCAGCCGGGGTATGGCTTGTGCCACATCCATCATTTGAGATATTTTTTCATCCAGCGTCATCTGGGATATTAAATTATTCACCCGTTCTTCAAACGACAGGTTTATATCTTTATAAGGTTGTCCTTTAACAAGCGGCAACAATAAAAAGGTTCCAATCAGGATGGCAAATAACCTCCTGAATAATGGAAAGCATGTTTTTTTTAGTTTCATAGATTAAAGTTTCTAAAATTAGCAATGTTGAACAACGGCAATTTATTAATATCCGTTGATATTCAGTGTCTCTATTTAATTTTTTTAACAAAAAAATTAAATTAATTAAGAATAAGGCACTGAATTTTATATATTTGAATAAGCTTTGTGAAAATACGTAGGTGTACTCACTTAAATTTTTGCCTTGTAACAATGACTATCCCCCGATCTGCAATATGGGTATTGGCGGTGTCAACATTATTTATTTTTCCTGAAATAATCATAAAGGCACAGGAGAATAATGTTGTTTTTGAACACCTTTCTGCCTCACAAGGGCTTTCGCATAATTCTGTTTCGGCCATTATTCAGGATAAGGACGGTTATATGTGGTTCGGAACGGAAAATGGATTGAACCGTTATGATGGTTATGATTTTAAGATATTCTCTGCTGAACCCAAAAATCAAAACAGTCTGAGCAACAATAGCATTACCTGCCTTTATGAAGATAAGAAAGGTGGCTTATGGATTGGTACAACCAATGGGCTTAATCGCTACAATAAAAATAAAGAAGACTTTTCTACTTTTCTTAAAAATGAACAAAGTTCATCCCGTTTAGGCTGCAATTGGATCAATACGATTTTTGAAGACAGATCAGGGACCTTGTGGATTGGAACCCGGGGCCAGGGATTGATCAGAATGGACAGGGAAAGGGGAAAATTTTTCTCTTTTATCCATCAGAAATCTAATCCGCTTAGTATTCCAAATAATAATGTGAATGCTATCATCCAGGACCATTCTCATATTCTTTGGATAGGCACCAGCAAGGGAATCGTAAAGTATAATCCGTACACAGGCAAGTTTATTGCCTTTAACCGGAATGCCTTGCCGTTTCCGGTTCGTGAAGGAATCGTCACAACTTTGTTCGTCGACAGATTTAATAATGTCTGGATTGGAACATTGAATAATGGGGTATACAAATATGACCCTTTTAAGGATGTTTTTACAACTTTTCAGATTGTAGGGGAAAAGGATCAGGTCATAAGCAATAACCGGATTGTTGATATTCAGGAGGACAGAGAACATCACATCTGGTTGGGAACCAGGTTTGGAGGTTTGAATGAATATGATCCTTCGACAGGTAAGGTGAAAATATATCAGAATAATCCACAGGATAATCAGAGCCTGAGTGACAATAATATATTTTCCTTATATGAAAGCTCTACCGGGATTTTGTGGGTTGGTACCAAAGTGGCTGGTGTCAATAAATACAATCAACAGATAAAAAGATTTACAAGATTAAGACATCTCAATAATTATGATAAAAGTTTAATTGACAATATGGTCAATGGATTTTGCCAGGACAAAAATGGAAATATCTGGATTGCAACACAAAATGGACTTTCATTTATGAATGGCAGAGACCAGAAAGCATCATTTATCAACTACCTGCAGAATGGAACAAAACAAAATGTAGTGTTGAATAATGCTTTTACCTGTATTGTGGAATCCAAACATGGTGCCGGAAATCTTCTTTGGATGGGGAATGAGGGTGGGGGAATCAGTTGTTTTGATCCTAAGGAAAAAACTTTCAGGTATTATGACAGAAAATCTGACAGCGTAAAAAATTATAAGAACCATTGTGTCCGCTCTATTATTGAAGATTCACAGGGGTTAATCTGGCTAAGATTTGATGATTGTTCGGGGGAAAGCCTTGATATTTTTGATCCCAAAACTGGAGAATTTTATAGCGATACTTATAAGAAGTCTGATTTATTATTTGTAAATCAGAATGTTACATGTTTGTTTAAAGACAGAAATAATATTTTTTGGATTGGTATAAAAGGTAAAGGATTGATTTGTTTGGCAAATGGGAATTCCCGTAATTTCACATCGGCAAAATCGTTAAAGTTAATTGATTATTCCCTTTATAATAAGCTTTTAAGTGTTAATGATATATATATTATTCATGAGGACAGAGGAGCTAACCTTTGGATAGGTACAGGGGGCGGAGGGCTTTTCCGGTTAGAAAAAAAGACTGGACGATTCACTTCTTTCAGTAAAAAAAATGGTTTACCCAGTAATGTTATTTATGGAATACTTGATGATGCTGAGGGGAATTTGTGGATTAGTACCGATAAGGGATTGGCAAGGTTTAATCCCCATACTTTAAGCGTAAAAGTTTATGATTCCAGGGATGGTTTGCAGGATAATATCTTTAACCGGGGATCTTTTTTGAAAACTGATGACGGATATCTGCTTTTTGGCGGTATAGAAGGGTTTAATATTTTTAAGCCCGTACAAATCTGGAATAATGCTTTTATTCCACCCATAGTGTTTACTCGTTTTA
Proteins encoded in this region:
- a CDS encoding glycoside hydrolase family 3 C-terminal domain-containing protein; translation: MKLKKTCFPLFRRLFAILIGTFLLLPLVKGQPYKDINLSFEERVNNLISQMTLDEKISQMMDVAQAIPRLDIPAYNWWNEGLHGVARAGIATVFPQAIALGATWNDSLIYKVASVISDEFRAKYNDFQKKNQRGRYQGLTVWSPNINIFRDPRWGRGQETYGEDPYLTSRIGVSFVKGLQGNDPRYLKVVATPKHFAVHSGPEPERHRFDARIDERDFMETYSPAFEACIREAGAYSIMGAYNRYMGQACCASDQLLKKTLRDTWGFQGYVVSDCDAIADIYRTHKVVNSGAEAAACAVKAGCDLNCGNTFQYLKEAVNKGLISEKEIDESVRRLFMARFKLGLFDPPQMVKYAQIPFSVNNAHEHRQLALETARQSIVLLKNTGYTLPLKKNIRSIAVIGPNANVQEVMYGNYNGTPSKAITPLEGIMNKVSTTTKVNYALGCSWTNDSPALGIIKGEALTTGKIEGLRGEYFNNNNFEGKPFATRIDKSINLSWESNGPIKGMKSNDVSIRWTGKLIAPSTGEYMIQVTGDDGYRLYLDNKLFLESWQEQAATSKEGKINLKAGEKHDIKIEYFQTKGEATISLKWGKTGENPKKEALSLAEKSDAIVFIGGISPRLEGEEMKVNADGFSGGDRTKLDLPAAQENLLKELYATGKPVVLVLLNGSALAVNWANEKIPAILEAWYPGEEGGAAIADVLFGDYNPAGRLPVTFYKNVDQLPPFEDYNMKGRTYRYFEGLPLYGFGYGLSYTKFKYSNLRLPASVNAGDQVNVTADVENIGKKDGDEVVELYLSHQKASVPVANLSLQGFHRIHLKSGEKKKVEFVLNPRQLSVVDTAYCRVVEPGIVNISIGGQQPEKDKKLENVISAQLEIKGETIPVKE
- a CDS encoding two-component regulator propeller domain-containing protein, with protein sequence MSTLFIFPEIIIKAQENNVVFEHLSASQGLSHNSVSAIIQDKDGYMWFGTENGLNRYDGYDFKIFSAEPKNQNSLSNNSITCLYEDKKGGLWIGTTNGLNRYNKNKEDFSTFLKNEQSSSRLGCNWINTIFEDRSGTLWIGTRGQGLIRMDRERGKFFSFIHQKSNPLSIPNNNVNAIIQDHSHILWIGTSKGIVKYNPYTGKFIAFNRNALPFPVREGIVTTLFVDRFNNVWIGTLNNGVYKYDPFKDVFTTFQIVGEKDQVISNNRIVDIQEDREHHIWLGTRFGGLNEYDPSTGKVKIYQNNPQDNQSLSDNNIFSLYESSTGILWVGTKVAGVNKYNQQIKRFTRLRHLNNYDKSLIDNMVNGFCQDKNGNIWIATQNGLSFMNGRDQKASFINYLQNGTKQNVVLNNAFTCIVESKHGAGNLLWMGNEGGGISCFDPKEKTFRYYDRKSDSVKNYKNHCVRSIIEDSQGLIWLRFDDCSGESLDIFDPKTGEFYSDTYKKSDLLFVNQNVTCLFKDRNNIFWIGIKGKGLICLANGNSRNFTSAKSLKLIDYSLYNKLLSVNDIYIIHEDRGANLWIGTGGGGLFRLEKKTGRFTSFSKKNGLPSNVIYGILDDAEGNLWISTDKGLARFNPHTLSVKVYDSRDGLQDNIFNRGSFLKTDDGYLLFGGIEGFNIFKPVQIWNNAFIPPIVFTRFTVINKPVGIDEKFHNRIILKEALNATREIVLHYNENIFTIEFAALDYTIPEKNSYSYKLEGFDKEWNCTTSSRRYVTYNNLLPGRYLFKVRGSNNDGTWNFKGNEIRIIILPPFWKTLWFRLIELLFVISLIWTYMNVREKWLKKEKKALEVKVKARTREIQLQKEELQFQKEKIEEKRDELKKSNNTKDKLISIIAHDLKNPFNAIIGLSELLSFNYEDLENGKRLELAKYINISSKNAYSLLENLLQWARTQNNKIFFSPVKFDLSEVIIENVQLLSLSAERKQITIFSQIPPETYVYADRNMLSTIVRNLLSNAIKFTCTRGEINISSTLTNHFVIIEVSDNGIGMSSEQMERLFCPNEFVSTTGTEGESGSGLGLIVTKEFVEKNGGRLEVHSQPGKGSTFSFSIPV